ATGCGATGACCAGATCATCGTCACCATCGCCGTCGAGATCATACCACGCTACTCCGGGTCCTGATTGACTCAAACGATTTGGTAAAAGCGGCTGCCGCTTAAAATCATCATAGACATCTTCGTGATGTATGTGATTGATAAGATGGCTTACATCTTCAAAATAGGGAGATGGAAGGGAGGCTGAGTCGATTGCTGCGTGTGATTTGCCATTTGCCACGACCGTGGGTTCAAAGATCTCATAAATACGGTTTGGTATAACATTCTTTACTTGGCTGATATTTCCATTTCGCCAGGTTACTTCAATTGTGAGGTCATTTTCAGCGCTGCCAGCCGCGAAGACAGCGAGCGGATCAGAGCTGGAAAGATAAGTCCCACCACAGATAACCTCTTTACTCTGCAGAACGGGTCCACCCAGAACCCGAATTTTGGCGCCAACGCCTTGTGAGTTTACTGGGAGCCCTTTAAGGCGTACGGCAACCCGTGGAGCATTTGACTCATTTCGGTAGATTCCCGCTGGTTTATCAAGTCTGTTTGTGGCAATGTCCAAATCGCCATCATTATCAAAGTCTGCAAGTGCCATCCCCCAGGAAACATCGGGTACGGTAAACCCCCACTGCTCACTGACATTTTCGAAAGTTAAATCGCCTTTATTTCGAAAGGCTAAGTTTGGGGTCAAGTAATTTGGGTATAATGTCGCCAGCTTGCGATAATCATACCCAAAATCAGAAAGCCGCTGAACGCGATCATTGGTGTCAGCGTCCTCGAAGTCGTGCAATTGTCCGTTTGTTGCCAGGATGTCTTCATAGCCATCAAGATCAACATCAAGAAAAAGGGTTGACCAGGTCCATTCCGTAGCGTGCACGCCGCTAAACTGACCGATTTCCGCATAAGTGTTGTCACCGCGGTTTAAGAAAAGAGTGTTGCGCTTAATTTGCGGCCTGTCGTCGAATTTTCCGATCACAGCGGGAATTTGCTGGCTGTCAGTGCCCATTTGCTGCATGCGCCTTTGATGATCCTGAGCCAACATATCGATAAGCAAAAAATCCAGATCGCCGTCTCTGTCAATATCGGAAAAATCAACTGCCATTGTAAACTTGCTGGTATGCCGAATTGCAAGTTTGTCTATTGCTTGAAAATGACCCTGACCATCGTTAATCCAAATTCGATCCGGACTCCAGTAGTCATTACAAACATAGATATCGGGGTCTCCATCGTTGTCCATATCCTGGAATCTCACTAAAAGCCCCCAGTCCCTGGGTTCAGAGGAGGGTTTTCCTGTTTCATCTACAAATCTTCCATCGGTGAACGAAACCCGCTTAAAATGCCCGGCGCCATCATTGAGATATAAAAAATCAGGCTCGGGATTTTCTAGTAAGACAGGCCGGTCAGCAATTATCTCGACACGGTAGTGCTCTTTGAATTTTGGTACAACCTGGAATGTTTTACCCACTCTTTTGGTAACACGATGAGGCGCTCTTTCATGGGGTGGATAAAGGTATTCGACGGACTTCTTTTTGAAATTTGTCATGTAAAGATCCAGATCTCCGTCACCGTCGATGTCAGCTAGCGCAATTGAGGTGCTACCTTGATTTGATGTGAGACCCACGGATTCAGTAACTTCTGTAAATTTTCCTTTACCATTATTTAGAAAACACGCATTTGGTCCACCCAGTGCAGTGACCAATAGATCAAGATCACCGTCTCCGTCAATATCTGCAAATGTAGCGCCGTTTGAAAATCGATCCGGACAAGCAACTCCTGCTTCCTCAGTCACATCTTTAAAGTTCCAGTCACCCAGGTTCTTGTATAAAACATTTGGGCCATCCAAACAGGCAAAATAGACATCAACTAAATCATCACCGTCTACATCACCGGTTGCCACTCCGGAGCCGCCCAGTAAAAACCGATTTTCTCCAATTTGTTCCTGGGTGAGGCGGTTGGAAAAAGTGATTTTAGTTTTAGAGGGAGGTAATAAAGTAAAGCCGGGCTTCCCAGCTTTGAGAGGGGGGAGATCAGCCCAGCGATAACCAGCTTCTTCTTGCCACTTGATGGGTTGTTTTGGCCAAAACTGAACTGCGATAAAAATGAATCCCAACAAGCTGGCGGCAATTAAGATTTTCTGAGTGAGAGTTAGGTTTTTGGTGTGATTCATTAAACTAAATACTTCTGCGTCAGCGATTATTCTATAACTAATTTACCATTAAGATCAACAGTGATTTTTTCTGCATTGCGAGGAATTTCTGATTCAGTGATTTTTCCGCCGGGCCAACGCACCAGGATTCCTTTTAGATGCTCACGAACCCCCATGACTTGCACCATCGAATCTTGGGACCAGTAACCGGAACCCAAATGTATTTCCCGCGCCGGACCGAAACCATCCTCATAAACTAACCGAATTGTTGCTCCGACTCCATTTGGATTTCCTTTTGGTCCGGCCAGGCGAATGCGCAAACCTGGTTTTGCGCCAACATTACGATAGAGTTTTGTGGCGGCGCCATTCTGGGATATAGCCAGATCGACCCGGCCGTCGTGATCAAAATCGCTAAGCGCCGCACCACGCTGCTCGCCATATACTTTGATTCCTGAGTGCTGCCCGGGTATCGCTGCCAAATCTCCGCTACCGTCGCCTTTCATCCAGAGTCCCCGGCCTGCATCTGAGCGGGGTGTTTCATGATGTGATGCAAAAAAGTTCTGGCTGATGAAAACATCCTCATGCCCATCACCATCAAAATCCGCAACACCGACATAAAACGCTGGCGCAAATTGTGCCTCGGTTGGCATTTCCACAGCTTCAAAATGGTCGCCGCGATTAAGAAAAACCATGTGAGCCAGGGTGTTTGCTTTGAGTTTTCCGGCTTTGTTCAGCTTGGGCCCGATGATCTCCGGAACACTTGAACGACCATACTTTTTATTATCCGGTATGCGCATGGCAAGATGCGGCATTGCGCGAAGCATGGAAAGAAGGGGTCGCTGCGGAAGGATTGTTTTTTTGTCGAGATAAAAATACGTTTCTACAATATCCAGGGTGCCATTATTATCAAAATCGCTGTAAAAGAGCTGTAGGGGATATCCTTCCTCATAACGATTCTCATACTTGCTGTTCAATCCCCAGTTGGTTGCGATTATATCCAGTTTACCATCTTCATTTAGATCGCCGGTTGTTACGCCGTGCCACCAGCCATGATACCGATCTAAACCCAACTCTTTGGTTATATCTGTGAATCTGCCCTTACTGTTTTGAAATACCTTAACCGGTCCCCACTCAAGAGCAAGAATGAGATCTACATCGCCATCAGAATCAATATCGCTGAAAACAGCTCCGGAGACTAAGCCGACCTTTTGCAAGTTTTGCGTATTCAAAGAATCAACTTTGAAGATGCCGTTTTCATTAAAATATAATCTTGAGGATGCGGGCTCAGGGTAGCGACCCGGGATTGTTCGTCCGCCGATGAAAAGATCCGACCCCAACTACTGCAACGAATGAGCGGTTGCTGGAACATTGGCAGCGCATTGCTCATGCCCGTAAGAATTTTAGGAATGGCAAAAATACGGTATACGGCACGGATGATAGAGGTTTAATATATGTAAAATACGGTGAGCCGGAACGTATGGCAAGGGGAAGTTTGGGAAGCAGACGGGGATCCTTCAAGCGTTGGACTGACTTTTTGATAGAGGCTGAGACTGCTACTGGTGACCCTAGGCGTAACTCCAGGGGGCTCCAAAGAGCCGGAGATCAGCTTTTTTTATTGCGTGAAATTGACCGGTACAACAATTATCCGGACTATGAAATCTGGTTTTATCATTCGTTGAATACGGATGAACCCATTTCTTACATGTTCGGGAATCATGAGGGAATCGGTTTGTATGGTCTTCGAAATGGCGTTGAGGATTTTATCCCAGGCAGAGCTTTTTTGCGTACAAGTTCGAACAAGACCGGGGGGATTTCGCCAGGAGCTGTTTTACAATCGGTCTATTACAGTGAATTAATGCATCTGCGTCCGGATTTTGAAGATAGATATAACGAACTTGAGCGTATCTGGGATACGTTGGCTAGCGGCAAATCTCCTCTAGTTATCAATAGTTCATTTCGCATGAAAAGACAGAACTTTAAGACAGCAGATATATTTAATCCGCTAACCGCTTTTGCTCCACCTGAGAAATCCAGTTTTGACCAAACCATTTCAAAAGTAAAAATGTTAGTCAGCCCATTTAGATTTTTAAATGAGGAGGGTCTTCCTAATATTGCTCTAATTACATTGTCTTATCCTCAAATCAGAATGGATTACATCAAGACGAGTGATGAGAAAAATTTCCCAGATTATTCGGTCACCCATACTGTGATTGCATACGACAGGAACCACAACGAAATTCGCCGCCTGAATGAAGCGCTGCAATCGGGGGATGACAACATATCCACATTCATTTTGCCCCATGAGGATTTACAAAGTGACTTTACGCTTGTGACAGAAGTTTTTAACTCCCTAATCACCAGCAAAGCCGCTCCAGCAGGCGAGTTTGATACACCTCCACAGATAATTGCTCTGGGGAAAACAAATGTGCCAAGCCCGAGTCCGCTCTCCGCCTCCCATGAGTTACTGGAATTAAGTGATTTACTTATCGGAGTATCCAGCCCAGGCAAATTGGAATCCAAAAGCCTGCCCTTCCCGCTCGTTCCCAGTAGTCGAATTTTGGCCACTGATTTATTAAAAATCTATTTTGAAATATACCACCTTTATTTTGATGAAGATGGCGTGGCGCATTACAGCATTGATTTCGAAGTGGCCAGACTTAGGGGCAAAAAGAAGGAAAAAAAAGAAAGTATTTCCTTGTCTTTTAATTTTGACGCCTACCAAAGGATGTCGAAGGAGCAATTCGAGATGGACATATCAAAATTGACTCCAGGCTACTATGAATTATCAGTTCAAGTCACGGATAAAGTGTCAATGCAAAAGCGAGGACGCAAAGCAAGGTTTGAAATTGTTGACGTGGGCAAACATAAGATGTTTTGAAACTGCGTTATATTTGCGGGATGTTCCCTATAATTACCAGTGAATTTATTTGCTATGATAGGGTTTCTTTGCAAGATACAGATTGAGCCGCGATTGAATTTGCTTGGCCAATTCCTGCCGTTCTGAGGACACCGTCATGCCGTGTACCTTACGAGCTAAATCCACTGCTCTTTTGAAATCTCCCGATTCAGCGTAAGCGGCTGCAAGAACAT
This window of the candidate division KSB1 bacterium genome carries:
- a CDS encoding VCBS repeat-containing protein, translating into MNHTKNLTLTQKILIAASLLGFIFIAVQFWPKQPIKWQEEAGYRWADLPPLKAGKPGFTLLPPSKTKITFSNRLTQEQIGENRFLLGGSGVATGDVDGDDLVDVYFACLDGPNVLYKNLGDWNFKDVTEEAGVACPDRFSNGATFADIDGDGDLDLLVTALGGPNACFLNNGKGKFTEVTESVGLTSNQGSTSIALADIDGDGDLDLYMTNFKKKSVEYLYPPHERAPHRVTKRVGKTFQVVPKFKEHYRVEIIADRPVLLENPEPDFLYLNDGAGHFKRVSFTDGRFVDETGKPSSEPRDWGLLVRFQDMDNDGDPDIYVCNDYWSPDRIWINDGQGHFQAIDKLAIRHTSKFTMAVDFSDIDRDGDLDFLLIDMLAQDHQRRMQQMGTDSQQIPAVIGKFDDRPQIKRNTLFLNRGDNTYAEIGQFSGVHATEWTWSTLFLDVDLDGYEDILATNGQLHDFEDADTNDRVQRLSDFGYDYRKLATLYPNYLTPNLAFRNKGDLTFENVSEQWGFTVPDVSWGMALADFDNDGDLDIATNRLDKPAGIYRNESNAPRVAVRLKGLPVNSQGVGAKIRVLGGPVLQSKEVICGGTYLSSSDPLAVFAAGSAENDLTIEVTWRNGNISQVKNVIPNRIYEIFEPTVVANGKSHAAIDSASLPSPYFEDVSHLINHIHHEDVYDDFKRQPLLPNRLSQSGPGVAWYDLDGDGDDDLVIASGKGGQLSCFINQGGEFKKSSEPFLNKISLNDQTTVLGFAKGKGTSSLIIGHSNFENSKSANSFIQQYEFKNGQVESISKIPFNSSSIGPLALADTDGDGDLDLFAGGRTVPGRYPEAASSLLFKNKNGKFTTDEQNRKLLEKIGMVTGAVFSDIDADGDPDLLLSLEWGVITVLLNENGIFRNATDELGLSKYFGWWNGLTTGDFNEDGKLDIVATNWGLNDKFGLLKIQPMRIYFDDFDNNGIMDIIEAYLDSKSNTWVPGRGLNDLAKPLPLVKTRAPTHTKFASSTLEEIIGPGLELAAYLQANTFAHMLFINKGDHFEAKALPDEAQFAPAFYVGVSDFDGDGHDDVFLSQNFFSTNMATPRSDAGRGLWLKGDGTGNFISMPGQETGIKVYGEQRGAALGDYDRDGRVDLVVTQNGSATKLYRNTGAKPGLRVRLIGLKGNPLGIGASIRIIYKNGPGPAREIHAGSGYWSQDSAVQIMGLREKPVGISVRWPGGKVTNSDLPKKVREITIDWKGNISVLD
- a CDS encoding CRTAC1 family protein; this translates as MGSDLFIGGRTIPGRYPEPASSRLYFNENGIFKVDSLNTQNLQKVGLVSGAVFSDIDSDGDVDLILALEWGPVKVFQNSKGRFTDITKELGLDRYHGWWHGVTTGDLNEDGKLDIIATNWGLNSKYENRYEEGYPLQLFYSDFDNNGTLDIVETYFYLDKKTILPQRPLLSMLRAMPHLAMRIPDNKKYGRSSVPEIIGPKLNKAGKLKANTLAHMVFLNRGDHFEAVEMPTEAQFAPAFYVGVADFDGDGHEDVFISQNFFASHHETPRSDAGRGLWMKGDGSGDLAAIPGQHSGIKVYGEQRGAALSDFDHDGRVDLAISQNGAATKLYRNVGAKPGLRIRLAGPKGNPNGVGATIRLVYEDGFGPAREIHLGSGYWSQDSMVQVMGVREHLKGILVRWPGGKITESEIPRNAEKITVDLNGKLVIE